One Ancylobacter novellus DSM 506 genomic window, CGCCTCGCGACCCGCCGGGATGTACGGAATTCCGGCATCACTTGATGATGCCGAGCTCCTTCATCAGCGTCTCGTAGCGGTTGCTCGTCTCCACGATCGCGGCGCCGAACGCCTTGGAATCGAGGAATTGCGGGACGTCGTGGAAGCGGTCGACATACTGCTTCTTCCAGGCGTCGCTCTCGGCTACCTTCTTCAGCACGCCTTCCCAATAGGTGACGGCCTCGGCCGGCACGTCCTTGGGCATGACCAGCCCGCGGATCTGGGTGTGGACGATGGGCGCGCCGAGCTCGGTGAAGGTCGGCACATCCTTCAGCGCCGGGACGCGTTGGGAGGAGGACACCGCCAGGGGACGCAGTGTGCCGGCCTGGATCTGCGGCAGCACCTCGCTCGGGTTGAAATAGGCGATGTTGACATGGCCGCCGAGCAGCGCCGACATCACCTCGCCTTCGCCGTCGAAGGGGATGGCGTCGATCTGCACGCCCAGCGCCTTCGAGGTCATGCGCGCCAGCAGCGCCGCGTCCGACACCACGCCGACCGTGCCGGTGGTGAGGCGCTTGGCCTTCTTCAGGTCGTCGAGCGTCTTGTATTCGGAGCTCGCCGGCACGACGAGGATGTAGGGCGATTGCGCGATCGCCGCGAGCGGGGTGAAGTCGCGATAGCTCACCGGCGAGCCGCCCT contains:
- a CDS encoding tripartite tricarboxylate transporter substrate binding protein encodes the protein MMNMTRSALWSRSRAALAGAMCAGALLAAGPASAAYPDRDITMIIPFGVGGGSDVLARTIGNVIAEMKLIPVKILPENRPGGSGAVGYSAVAKQKGSPYTIATVSVSFFTTPLQGGSPVSYRDFTPLAAIAQSPYILVVPASSEYKTLDDLKKAKRLTTGTVGVVSDAALLARMTSKALGVQIDAIPFDGEGEVMSALLGGHVNIAYFNPSEVLPQIQAGTLRPLAVSSSQRVPALKDVPTFTELGAPIVHTQIRGLVMPKDVPAEAVTYWEGVLKKVAESDAWKKQYVDRFHDVPQFLDSKAFGAAIVETSNRYETLMKELGIIK